The Candidatus Cloacimonadota bacterium DNA segment GCTCTACCATCTGAGCTATTCCCGCTCACGAGGTTGAGAATCCAAAAATCTGAAGCGCGCCGATTTGTCAAGCCAAAATGTCGGCTTCGGAAAACACCAGCGCTTCAAAGCGGAATAAATGGGCGTCAGGGCTTTTCCAAGCGCCGTTTGGCAGACCCGCTTTGAGGCAAAGTTGGCTGAGATAGGTATCCAAATCCCAATCGTATTCCACCGGCACCTGAGGCAGAAAAACTCCGGAGCGGAAGCCTTTGCGCAGCATCAGCCCATCGCGTCCAATCTGGATTTCAGAGAGGTTTTCCACCGGGAAAAGCGGGCTGAGGATGGAAATCTCGATTTGGAGCCGGGGCAGTTCATCCCGGCGCAAAGCGGGAAAACGCGGGTCACCGAAAGCCGCTTCCCGCGCCATTTCCACCACTTCAGCGGCGATACTTTTCTCACTTTTCATCATGCCAATACAGCCCCGCAATTCGCCATCCAAGGTGATGGTCACAAAAAGTCCTCTTTTTTCTTGAAAAGCCGCATCCGTGGGCAGGTGGGGAGCTTCACCTCCAAAACGGGAGGCGATGGCAGCTCGGGCAAGCTCCAGCAGGCTTCGTTTTTGGGCTTCGGTCATTATTTTATCTCCCGGTAAAGCAGCGCGCTGAGATAGCCCACCACGTTTTGATTGTCACCGCTCACAATTCCGGAATGGGTGTATTCAATCACCCTCGCTTTCACATCTTCAAGCGGGGAAACCAGATAGAGCAGGGCAAGCAGTCCGCCGATTCCGCAGGATTCACACTGGTGTTTCACGGTGCTCTGCCAAAGTCCGGCGGGGTCAAGCTTCAGGACGTGGTCAACCACGATGGCATCCATCTTTTCTGCCCGGCTGGAATTGTGGAAATGGGAAAGGTCTGTGGAAACCACGATGCCCACATTTCTGCCAGACATCGCCTGACGTAACTGCCTGGCCAGCAGGGTCATATCTTCCGGATTGGGACGGCCAATCATTATCGGGCAGATTTTCGCATCGGGAAAAAAGTATTTGATGAAAGGAAGCTGAACCTCCAGGGCGTGTTCCACTTCGTGCAATCTTTTGGAGCCTTTGGGGTCGGGGTCGTGACCTTGCAAAAGTTCGGCAAGTTCTGTGTCCTGCTCGATATTTCCCAAGGGGGTCTCATATTCGCTGAAGGGCGGAATGGACCAATCAAAACCCAGACCGTGGTGGCTGGGATGCAAAATCACGAGGCTGTCAAATTCAGACTGGGCATAGAGACTCCAGCCGCGGGCGGCGCAGGCTCCGGAATAGATGTAACCCGCGTGGGGAACAATCAGCCCCAAAAATTCTTCCCCGGGGTCTTTTTCAGGAAGCTGGGGAAGCCAGGATTCGATGGCGGCGACAACGCGGTCGCCAAAACGAGGGTAAAAGCTGCCGGCGTGGGCGGTTTTCCTAATCATTGTCGTTCTCCTTTTCCGTATATTCCAAACGGGATTGAGCCGCTTGTCCATCCAAAAAGTCACGCAGTGCGTCCGCGTTTTCCGAAGGCAAAGCAAGCGTGAGTTCAGCCTGTTCCGCCCAATTTTCCTGAACCACTTTTCCACCCAGGGATTTGAGCAGACCGGTGAGCTGGTCCACAGCCGCGTAGGAAGCGCTCACGTTGAAATGGGTTTGGGCGATTACGGGCATTTTTTTGGCGTTTTCCAAAGCCTGTTCCACCGTGTTGCCATAGGCTTCGATGAGGCCGGGGATGCCAAGCTTGACCCCACCGTAAAAGCGGGTGACGATTGCCAAAACATTTGTCATATTCGCGCGCAGCAGGGCGTTCAAAATCGGCTTTCCTGCGCTTCCACGAGGTTCCCCGGCG contains these protein-coding regions:
- the amrA gene encoding AmmeMemoRadiSam system protein A, with amino-acid sequence MMTEAQKRSLLELARAAIASRFGGEAPHLPTDAAFQEKRGLFVTITLDGELRGCIGMMKSEKSIAAEVVEMAREAAFGDPRFPALRRDELPRLQIEISILSPLFPVENLSEIQIGRDGLMLRKGFRSGVFLPQVPVEYDWDLDTYLSQLCLKAGLPNGAWKSPDAHLFRFEALVFSEADILA
- the amrB gene encoding AmmeMemoRadiSam system protein B; translation: MIRKTAHAGSFYPRFGDRVVAAIESWLPQLPEKDPGEEFLGLIVPHAGYIYSGACAARGWSLYAQSEFDSLVILHPSHHGLGFDWSIPPFSEYETPLGNIEQDTELAELLQGHDPDPKGSKRLHEVEHALEVQLPFIKYFFPDAKICPIMIGRPNPEDMTLLARQLRQAMSGRNVGIVVSTDLSHFHNSSRAEKMDAIVVDHVLKLDPAGLWQSTVKHQCESCGIGGLLALLYLVSPLEDVKARVIEYTHSGIVSGDNQNVVGYLSALLYREIK
- a CDS encoding YigZ family protein — its product is MAFFTLKEPGSWQQKIRRSSFICFLFPISGADEARTLIAAHAKEYANATHNCFAYISGQERETQYWSDAGEPRGSAGKPILNALLRANMTNVLAIVTRFYGGVKLGIPGLIEAYGNTVEQALENAKKMPVIAQTHFNVSASYAAVDQLTGLLKSLGGKVVQENWAEQAELTLALPSENADALRDFLDGQAAQSRLEYTEKENDND